A portion of the Cryptomeria japonica chromosome 5, Sugi_1.0, whole genome shotgun sequence genome contains these proteins:
- the LOC131035228 gene encoding metallothionein-like protein type 2, producing the protein MSCCGGNCGCGANCGCGSGCKGCGMYPDIERSVSKEIGLGSSASDMGYVDGSVTVAGENGCKCGGSCTCDPCTCK; encoded by the exons ATGTCTTGCTGTGGAGGAAACTGTGGTTGTGGGGCAAACTGCGGTTGTGGCAGTGGGTGCAAAGG ATGTGGCATGTATCCTGATATTGAGAGATCAGTTTCAAAGGAAATTGGGTTGGGCAGTTCCGCTTCTGACATGGG GTATGTGGATGGAAGTGTGACAGTTGCAGGAGAGAATGGTTGCAAGTGTGGTGGCAGCTGCACCTGTGATCCTTGCACCTGCAAATGA